A single genomic interval of Aedes aegypti strain LVP_AGWG chromosome 1, AaegL5.0 Primary Assembly, whole genome shotgun sequence harbors:
- the LOC5565954 gene encoding tubulin beta chain: MREIVHLQVGQCGNQIGSKFWETISDEHGINPTGMYQGNNDLQLERIDVYYSEANGYRYVPRAVLVDLEPGTMDSVRQSPYGDLFRPDNFVFAQSGAGNNWAKGHYTEGAELVETVLDVVRKEAETCDCLQGFQLAHSLGGGSGSGMGTLLVSKIREEYPDRIINSFSVFPSPKVSDTVVEPYNAVLSIHQLVENTDGTFCIDNEALYDICFRTLKLSSPTYGDLNHLVSLTMSGVTTCFRFPGQLNADLRKLAVNMVPFPRLHFFMPGFAPLTAKGSRQYRVESVSELTAQMFDAKNMMTACDPRHGRYLTCAAIFRGLVSMKEVDQQMMNVQSKNNSYFVEWIPNNVKVAVCDIPPRGLKMSATFIGNTTAIQEIFKRVSEQFTAMFRRKAFLHWYTGEGMDEMEFTEAESNLNDLISEYQQYQEASADDYVEGEHDFDDEEEIQQ; the protein is encoded by the exons TTCTGGGAAACCATATCGGACGAACATGGCATCAACCCAACGGGCATGTACCAAGGCAATAACGACCTCCAGTTGGAGCGAATCGACGTATACTACTCGGAGGCCAACGGGTACAGATACGTGCCACGTGCCGTTCTGGTAGATCTGGAACCGGGTACCATGGACTCGGTGCGCCAGTCACCCTACGGAGACCTGTTCAGACCGGATAACTTTGTCTTTGCTCAATCAGGAGCCG GTAACAACTGGGCCAAGGGTCACTACACAGAAGGCGCCGAACTAGTTGAGACCGTACTAGACGTAGTACGGAAGGAGGCCGAAACCTGCGACTGTCTGCAGGGTTTCCAGCTGGCACATTCCCTCGGCGGCGGCAGCGGATCCGGAATGGGTACACTGCTGGTCTCGAAGATCCGAGAAGAGTATCCGGACAGAATTATCAACTCGTTTTCTGTGTTCCCGTCACCGAAG GTGTCGGACACCGTTGTAGAGCCGTACAACGCCGTCTTGTCCATTCATCAGCTAGTGGAGAACACCGATGGAACGTTCTGTATCGATAATGAAGCTTTGTACGATATCTGTTTCCGTACATTGAAGCTCAGTTCGCCAACCTATGGCGATCTCAATCATCTCGTGTCG CTCACCATGTCCGGTGTGACAACGTGTTTCCGATTCCCAGGTCAGCTGAATGCCGACCTCCGTAAACTTGCCGTCAATATGGTTCCTTTTCCGCGGCTGCACTTCTTCATGCCCGGGTTCGCCCCGCTCACAGCCAAGGGCTCCCGGCAGTACCGCGTGGAGAGTGTTTCCGAGCTGACCGCACAGATGTTCGATGCGAAGAACATGATGACGGCATGCGATCCCAGGCACGGACGGTACCTGACATGTGCCGCCATCTTCCGAG GTCTCGTGTCGATGAAGGAAGTTGACCAGCAGATGATGAACGTCCAGAGCAAGAATAACAGCTACTTCGTAGAGTGGATTCCGAACAACGTGAAGGTCGCCGTTTGCGACATTCCACCGCGTGGGCTCAAGATGTCGGCCACTTTCATTGGCAACACGACGGCCATCCAGGAGATCTTCAAGCGCGTCTCGGAACAGTTCACGGCCATGTTCCGGCGCAAGGCTTTCCTCCACTGGTACACCGGCGAGGGTATGGACGAGATGGAGTTCACCGAGGCGGAATCGAATCTGAACGATCTCATCTCCGAGTACCAGCAGTACCAGGAGGCTTCGGCGGACGATTACGTCGAGGGTGAGCATGATTTTGACGACGAAGAGGAAATTCAGCAATAA